The Candidatus Neomarinimicrobiota bacterium sequence CCGGTTTATGAGCAAGGAACCGGTGACCCGGTAGTTATTTGTCAAAGTGCAGTGGATGAAGCAAAAGCATCTAAAATTGATGTGGTTATTTTGGATACGGCAGGCCGCCTCCATGTGGATGGTGAAATGATGACCGAAATTCAAGAGATTTCTGAAGCGGTAAATCCAGATGAAATTCTTTTTATCGTGGATGGTATGACAGGGCAGGATGCAGTGAATTCAGCGGAATCCTTTTCAGCCGCGTTAAAATTGACCGGGATAATCCTAACTAAGTTGGATGGGGATGCCCGCGGCGGTGCCGCAGTGAGTATCACAGAGGTAACCGGTGTACCAATAAAATATATTGGTGTATCTGAAAAACCGGATGGTCTTGAGCTTTTTGACCCCAAAAGGATTGTTGATCGAATTCTAGGCTTTGGTGATGTGGTTACATTGGTGGAAAAAGCCCAGGAAGTTGTGTCAGAGGATGAAGCGATACAGCTTCAGAAAAAACTTAAAAATGCCACTTTTGATCTTGAAGATTTTAAAGATCAGCTTAAGCAACTAAAGAAGATGGGCCCTTTAGACCAAATAATGGGAATGATGCCCGGAGTGAATCAGAAGATGATGAAAGGTCTAGATCTAGATGACAGACAATTGTCTTGGACGGAAGCAATAATTAGTTCAATGACACCGTCTGAACGAAAAAATCCAACAATAATTGATGGATCGCGGCGATCTCGAATTGCTAAAGGATCCGGAAGGACAATTCAGGAAGTAAATCAGCTTTTAAAACAATTTACTCAAATGAAAAAAATGATGAAAAAGATGGGTAGTATGAAACTGCCAAAAAATTTAAAACATCAAATGATGGGAATAAACTAAGGAGAACTATAAGTTGGCTACGAAAATTAGATTAAAACGAATTGGACGGAGAAACAGACCTTTTTACCGTGTCGTGGTAATGGATTCACGTAACCGTCGTGATGGTGCAGCTATTGAAGAATTGGGTTGGTTTAATCCAATCGAATCTGACAAACCCTACGAACTTAAAGAAGATCGTTTCATGGACTGGCTTAAACTTGGTGCACAACCATCCGAAGCGGCTCATGGATTAATGAAGCGCAGTGGATTGGCGCACCGTTGGCATTTAACCCAACAAGGGTTGGATGAAAAAGCTATTGAAAAAGAAATGAAAAAGTGGGCACTTACCCGTGAAGAAACGCTGAAAAAGCGTGGCGAAAAAGTGAATAAAAAAAGCAAAGATGCTGAAGAAAAACTAAAAGCAGAAGCAGAGGCGACTGCCGCAGCTGAAGCAGAAGTTGAAGCAGCTGAAGCGACTCCAGATGAAGCGCCCGTCGAAGAATCCGCAACAGAAGAAGCACCTGCAACTGAAGCGTCTTCCGAAGACTCCACAACAGAAGAAGTTGTAGTAGAAGAGTCAGCTGAGGAAGCACCCGTAGTGGAAGAAGCTTCGAAAGAAACTGAAACAGCGGCCGAACCGGAGGCTGCTCCAGAAGAAGTGGCTGAAGAAACAGCAACGGAAGAAGTTGTTGAAGAAACCCCCGCAGAAGAGGCAACTGAGGAAGTACCTGTAGTGGAAGAAACATCGGAAGAACCTGAAACAGCGGCCGAACCGGAAGCTGCTCCAGAAGCAGTTGTTGAAGAAACACCAGCAGAAGAGGTTGTTAAAGAATCAGTAGAAGAAGCACCTTCTAAAGATACTTCAGAAGAAGTGCCTGTTGAGGAAGAATCAGAAGAACCAAAAGAAGAAGAGAAGTCAGAGGAAAAGTAATATCCTTTGATTAAAAGGGGAGCGGTTATGAAAGTATTCATTGAAACAATTATAAAGAAATTGGTTGATAAACCGGATGAAGTTGATGTCCAGGCTATTGATACAGATGAATTCATTGTCTATGAACTAACAGTCGGTGATGGTGACTACGGTAAAGTAATTGGGAAAAAAGGACGGAATATTTCTGCGATTCGCACAATATTATTTGCCATCAATGCCAAAGAAGGCGGAAAACGCGCCCGATTGGAAATAATTGAAACGAATGAAGAATAAACTTTTTGCCATAGCAAAAATCACACGGGCCGCTGGTCTGATTGGTGAAGTGGGTGTTCGTCCTCTTGTGCGTCATTTTGACGACTACGTTACGGATAAAGCGCTCTTCATCGGTTTTGATGAAAATTTAGCCCGGGATGTGAAGTTGGAAAAAGTCACTGGTGTGGAAAAGAGGCGACGTTTTCTTTTCGATGGTATGAAAACGCGTGACGAAGCAGAATCCATGATTGGTCAACTGTTATTCGCATCCGTAACAGATTCAGATCCCATCAATTTAATTTCGGCTGATTTGTTAGGGGCTACAGTTGTGGCTGACAATGGAGAAATTATTGGTGAACTCATCGACATGATTAGTTTACCAGGCAACGATGTTTATGTGATTTCACGGGGTGAAAAAGAAGTATTGATTCCGGTCGTACCGGAAATTGTCCGTGCGGTGGATGTGCAGATGGGTTTAGTAACCATCACCCCCATGGACGGCTTATTGGATTGAAACACCAGATTGCCATAATTACACCGGTTCCCGAAATGGTGGAAGCTGTGGTTCAGCATTCAATGCTCAGACAGGCGGTCAAGAGAGAAAAGGTGGATTTCCATCTGGTGAACTTGCGAGAATTTGGTGAAGGTAATTATCGTCAAATTGATGATAAACCATTCGGCGGTGGTGCCGGAATGGTAATGATGGCAGGACCTTTGTTTAAGGCCATTGAAAATGCGATAGAAAAAATTGGTGGACTTGATGATCTTCGGATTATTTATCCATCACCCCAGGGTGAAACCTGGTCACATAAATTAGCTGTTGAAAACAGCAGTGTGAAAAAGCTTATTGTCATTTGTGGTCATTACAAAGGTATAGATGAGCGGGTTATTGAAAAGTATGTGACTCATAAATATTCCATCGGTGATTTTGTGGTCACCAGTGGAGAAATTCCTGGTATGATATTGGTGGATAGTATCGTCAGGCTCATCCCAGGGGTACTGAATAAAATTGATTCAGCCATGAGTGACACCTTTGCAGCGGATCTGTTGGATGCGCCTCATTATACCCAGCCGCGGGAAATAAACGGCATGGCGGTTCCGGAAGTATTATTTTCGGGACACCATAAAAAAATTGAAGACTGGCGGAAAGAGCGTCAAGAAGAAAGGACGAAAGAAAATCGTCCCGATATTTGGAAGAATTATTTAGAATTAAACGAATCGGAGTAAAACGATGAATAATATAAAACCGGTTGTAGAAGGCCAATTGAAAACAGATTTGCCGGACTTTGGTCCTGGTGATACAGTTATTGTAGACGTTCGCGTTGTCGAAGGTGGAAAAGAACGTGTTCAGAAATTCCAAGGTGTTGTCCTTGGGCGTAAAGGTAGTGATATTTCCGCATCATTCACTGTTCGGAAAATTTCCGGCGGTATTGGTGTTGAAAGAATTTTCCCTGTCCATTCACCCATGGTAGCTAATATCGAAGTGATACGCCGTGGTAAAGTTCGTCGCGCTAAGTTGAATTACCTGCGCAAATTGACTGGCTCTAAAGCAACCCGTATTACCGAAAAACGCTAATTCAGTTTTTACCTTAAATTAAACCCCGCATTTTGTGGGGTTTTTTGTTATGACCAGATTTGAAAGAATCATCCTAAGTATTACCGGCGGAAGCCACCTGTCGGTCCATGCGCTTATGCTGGCATTGCCCAGTTTGATTCCAGTTATTCGGAATGAATTTGATGTGGGTCTAAGTGCGTTAGGATTCGTGGTTTCCATTAGTGGTTTCATGTTTGGGCTGGGTGCCATTCCAGCAGGGTGGGCCGAAAAGCGTTTCGGTGGCCGACAGCTTTTACTGATTTACCAAGTGGGATCATCCATTTCGGCACTTTTGGTGGCTCTTTCTGGCTCATTCCAAATGATGGTGGTGGGCCTCGGATTCATGGGATTTTTCTGCAGTATTTACCATCCAGCCGGACTTACACTCATTTCTCACCGTGTGAAATCTCTCACAAGAGGCATGGCAATCCATGGCATACTCGGTTCTACGGGATCGGCTCTCGGCCCCATATTGGCCACCACTGCTGCTGCCATTATTTCCTGGCGATCGGCCTATGCATTCCTTGGCATTTTCAATGGACTCCTCGCCATCAGTACATTTATTGCCATTCCCTATCGGAAGCGATCGGCCATTCCTGAATCAGAATTTGAAAATCACGAGGTGCATACCAATAAACCGGCCCTCATTTTATACTTTCTCACCAATGCATTCTTGGGAATGGCTTATTATGGATTTACCACTTTTATGCCCGTCCATTTTGCTGAAAATACGTCATCAATTTTGCCGAACCTCACAGCCAATATGAAAGCGGGATTATTTCCTACCATGGTTTTTATCGCTGGGATTGGTGGTCAATTGGTAGGTGCTCGCATTGGAGAACGTTTCCATAAACCGACCGCACTTATCTTTATTATTGCTGCAAATATTCCCGTTTTACTCATGATGGGTTTTACCTCGGACTTATTTTTAATTATTTCCGGTATTATGCTTGGCATTGCTTATTTCAGCAATCAGCCTATAGGCAATACGCTTATTGCGGAATTCACCCATAGCCAGAACAGGGGATTGGGCTACGGCATCAGTTTTTTTCTTAGTTTTGGGATTGGTTCATTAGCTGCCGGATTCAGTGGTGTTATTGCAGAAAACATGGGTGTAGCCGCCGTATTCCCAGCCATGGGGATATTGCTCATTCCCAGTGTGGTGTTTGCATTCTTTATGAGAAGGGCAGCGGGAAGCGCTTGATTCAGGTACCGAATTAATCTATCTTTCCTATCTCTATGACCCAAAACCAACTTAAAGAACTCCCTTCCGTATCGGAAGTATTGCTTGAATGTGATTCAACTAAGTCACTAAATAGTAAATATATAGCCTATATAATAAAATCAAAATTAGAATCCTATCGTAGCGCTGCCAAAAAAGGGTCCTTGAAACTGAAACGGGCCCAAATCACCAAAAATATTTTATCCGAAATCGAACGTTTATCGACTCCATCCATGAGGTCTGTGATTAACGGCACGGGGATTGTGCTCCACACCGGTCTCGGGCGTGCACCCATGAAAGAGTCCACCGCAAAACAGATTGTCAAACGAGTCGCCGGTTATACCAATTTAGAATTTGATTTACTTTCGGGCCACCGGGGCCAACGCCAGGATCATGTGAATGGATTACTTTCCGCCCTTACAGGGGCCCAATCGGCAATGGCAGTGAATAACAATGCGGCAGCGGTACTATTGGCACTCAATGAATTGGGCGAAGGAAAAGAAGTGATAGTTTCTCGTGGACAGCAAGTGGAAATTGGTGGTTCATTTCGTATTCCTGATGTGATTAAAAAAAGTGGATGCATCCTCAAAGAAGTGGGCTCCACCAACCGTACCCATTTAAAAGATTATGAAAAAGCCATTACCAAAAATACAGGTATGATTCTTTGGGTCCATACGAGCAATTATGTGGTGCGGGGATTCATAAAGGAAGTGGCATTATCAGATTTGGTTCAATTGGGCAAAAAGAAGCGGATTCCTGTTGTAGCAGATTTAGGCAGTGGCGCATTGGTTGATCTGTCTGAAAAAGGCATCCCCAAAGATATGCTCGTCCAGGATGTGGTGAAGTCCGGTGTGGGACTCGTAACATTCTCCGGAGATAAATTGTTGGGCGGCCCCCAAGCGGGACTCATCGTCGGCAAGAAATCGTTGGTAAGTAAACTCAAGAAAAATCCAATTGCCCGTGCCGTCCGTTGTGATAAGTGGAGTTTGGCATTTTTAGAAGAATCATTACGGTCATTTGGGGATGAAGGTCCATCGAAAGATAATTTGACTATTTCACTCATGACTGCTTCTCGAACATCGCTGACCAAACGAGGCGAAACAATTCTATCCCATTTACCAAAGAAGGCCGTGGATAAACTGGGCCTTTCATTGGTTGAATCAGAAGTAGAAGCGGGCAGTGGTTCATTGCCGGAAGAAAAATTGCAAAGTATGGCATTTCGATTTAAAACAAAGGTGATATCTCCATCAAAATTGGCAACCCAACTCAGGACTGGGGAAACGCCAGTTGTGGGTTATATTCATGGGAATACTTTTTACATTGATTTGAAAGCAGTCATTCCGGGACAGGAAAAAGATTTGGCAGGGGCCATTAGTGCAATTTAAAACAAAAGAGAACAATGCAGATCGTCATCGGTACAGCCGGTCATATTGACCACGGAAAGACGGCCTTGGTCAAGGCACTCACCGGTACGGATACGGATCGCCTCGCTGAAGAAAAAGCACGGGGAATGACCATCGATCTGGGGTTCGCTTACCTGGATCAATCCATTACTATTATTGATGTTCCTGGCCACGAAAAATTCATTCGTAACATGGTGGCAGGTGTATCCACTATCCACATTGCCCTTTTGGTCATTGCCGCTGATGATGGCATTATGCCACAGACCAAAGAACATCTACATATCCTCAAACTCCTTGGTGTTAATAACGGTATTATCGCCCTCACTAAAACAGATTTAATTGACGATGACGATTGGATTGATCTTGTTGAATTGGAAATTCGTGATCTTGTGACTGATACTTTTCTCATGGATGCGCCCATTATTCGTACATCCACCGAATCGGGAGAGGGGATTGACACTTTAAAAAACACAATAATTGATCAATCCAAACTTACGGGAACAGGATTGGATCGTGGTTTTTTTCATTTACCAGTAGATCGCGTATTTTCTAAAACGGGATTTGGTTCTGTTGTAACGGGAACCGTTCTTTCTGGGAAAGTAAAAACAGCATCTGATTTGGATATAATTCCCGGGAATCAAAAAGCAAAAATCCGGGGCATGCAAACGCATGGTGCAGAAACAGTTTCAGTAAAAATGGGCGATAGAGCTGCCATCAATTTAGCTGGCACTGAGTTGGATGACCTATTTCGCGGCGCAGTGATTGCCGAACCAAATTGGGTAAAATCAACCGAAAAACTCGTTGCCCACGTGACCATGATTCCTGATATCAAATGGAAATTGAAAAACCGGCAGCGTGTCCATCTCCATATCGGTACAACTGAGGTGATTGCCAAAGCAGTTTTACCAAGACCATTGGAAGGTGGTCAATCGGGGAATGTGATGTTTCTTCTTGAAAAGCCTGTGGCAGCACTTATGGATGAGCGATTTATCATTCGTAGTTATTCTCCTATGGAAACGATTGGGGGTTGTGTGGTTCTTGATCCAAATCCACAGACAACCCGAAAAGGATTGCGGAAGTGGACATCAATACTCGATTTGAACCCATCGGAGCGATTCAATCAATTTGTCTCTGAATCATGGAAATCGCCAAAATCTCTGGGTAATTGGTCCCGACATTTTCACACCAATGAAACACAAGTGAAAGCGTGGTATAACGAGACAGGAATCCGAAATGAAAAAGGACTTTTATTCACAATAGAATCATTAGAAAAGTCTGTGGAATTAATCAAAAAAATATTGATCCAGTTTCATGAGAAAAATCCCTATAAAAAATCTTTATCTAAAGATCGATTAAAAGAGGAAACAAAATTTAGTGGCAACTGGCTATCATTTTTGTTAGCATCCATGGAAACTGAATTAATCTATGCTGAAGGTGGTTATGCCCTTAAAAGTCATTCTGTAGTATTGTCCGATGAAGATGAGTCGTTAGCAAAAGAATTGGAGTTGTCCGTGAAATCATCATTGTATCAGTTGCCAAAAGCTGATGACCTCCTCAGTGAAAGTCCAAAAAAGGCATTGGAAATTCTCCACATTTTGAAGGATAATGAAAAAGTAGTAGAAGTGGCACGAGGGATGTGGATTCACGTGGACGTATTGAATAAATTGAAGGATGAATTACATGCATATTTTTCGTCCAAGCCTGAAATGAAAGTGGCCGATTTCAAAACAATGACCAACACCAGTCGGAAAACGGCCATTCCACTTTTGGAATATTGCGACAAGTACGGATTCACCGAGAGAAATGGCGACATAAGACAAAAGGGTGAAAACTGTGGCTAAAGAACAGGGCACACCACTCATGCGTCAATATAATGAGGTAAAAACCCAGTATAGTGATGCCATAGTCTTGTTTCGAATGGGCGATTTTTATGAAACATTCAGCGAAGATGCTAAACTTACGGCAAAAATATTGGGCATTGTTCTTACCAAAAGATCAAATGGTGCTGCCGCTGATGTACCTTTAGCCGGATTTCCTTATCATGCGCTGGATAATTATTTACATAAGTTGGTGAATGCGGGCCATCGTGTAGCAATCTGCGAACAGGTAGAAGACCCAAAGCTGGCCAAGGGAATTGTTAAAAGAGAAGTAATTGAGGTGGTGACGCCTGGAACTATCACTGCCGAGCAAGCATTGGACCAAAAAGCGAATCAATATTTGGCATCGCTTTATTTCGGAAAAACAAATGTCGGGTATAGTGTGTTGGATCAATCCACAGGAGAATTTTTTATAGGCGAATGTGCTCCGGATCGTTTGACAGAATCCTTGAGAAAATTAGCACCGCGAGAAATTATAGTGGGTGAATCGGTTGTGTATTCCACTGCGGATTGGTATCGTGAATTGAAACCATTTATTACCAAAGTTGATGATTGGATATTTAATTATGATCAAGGATATCGTGCACTAACTGAGCATTTTAAAGTAAAATCCCTAAAGGGTTTTGGGTGTGATGAATTACCTGATGGTATTACCGCTGCTGGAACCATATTTCACCATATAACCGAATCGTTGAGTGGAGCCGTAGATCATATTTCTGCAATTCATCCTGTCTTGGATGATGATGTGATGGGCTTGGATGGGTTTACTGTTCGAAATTTAGAAATATTTAAAAGTCTCGCAACCCAAGGTACGCATGGAACACTCATCGATGTACTAGATCAAACAGTAACTTCCGGAGGTGGACGATTACTGAAGCAATGGTTAAATCGGCCATTAACCGACAAAAAACGTCTCAATACTAGAATGGATATAGTAACTGCATTCCATGAAAATAATCGTGCCCTAGAAGACGTTCAAGATCATCTAAAACAGATATCGGATATTGAACGGATTGTGGGACGTGTAAATAATGGAAAAGTTTCACCGAAGGAGATTAATGGATTGCGATTGAGTTTGGAACAAATACCGAAAGTGAAAACTGTTCTAAAGAGTTCCGGTGATAAATATTTAAAAACATTCGTAAAACGATTTGCAGATACGGATAAGATCAGCAGTAAAATTACGAAAACACTCCATCCGGAAGCGCCAACACAAATCAAACAGGGAAATGTAATCCTTGGTGGTGTGAATGATGAACTGGATGAATTGCGTACATTGAGTAGTGGGGGTAAAGAATGGATTGAAAATCTTCAAGCAACTGAGCGGGAGAGGACTGGAGTTTCGAGGCTTAAGATTGGATACAATCGCGTGTTTGGATATTTTATTGAAATTTCAAAAGCAAAAGGCGATCAAGTACCGGAAGAATATATCCGCAAACAAACTTTAGTGAATTCCGAGCGGTACATCACGCCGGAATTAAAAGCATATGAAGAAAAGATTTTATCGGCCGATGAAAAGATTGAAGCGATTGAATCGAGTATATTTAATGAACTATGTAGTGATGTTTTAAAAGAAGCATCCATTTTACAAGAGAACGCATCTGTCCTTAGCCGATTAGATGTTTTAACAAATTTTGCATCTGTGGCGAAAGCTAATAAATATATAAGACCCACATTAAATGATAAGGGGGCGCTCAAGATCAATGGCGGTCGCCATCCGGTGGTGGAACAATTGCTTCCTGCAACAGAACGATTCATTCCAAATGATTTGAAGATTAATACGAAGAAAAGCCAGATCCATTTAATCACAGGACCCAATATGGCGGGGAAATCTACATATTTGCGACAGGTGGGTCTAATAGCGCTCATGGCGCAGGTTGGTTCCTTTGTCCCGGCCGAAAAAGCAGAAATCGGTATGGTCGATAAACTTTTCACCCGTGTAGGCGCTAGTGATAATCTCGCCGGAGGTGAAAGTACATTCTTAGTTGAGATGAATGAAGCGGCTAATATTTTAAATAATGCCACGGATAAGAGTCTCATACTCTTAGATGAAATTGGTCGCGGTACAGCCACATATGACGGACTTTCTCTCGCTTGGGCAATCACCGAACATTTGCACAACAATGAGTCTGTTGCAGCGCGAACCCTATTCGCAACTCATTATCACGAATTAACAGATCTTGAGAATACATTAGAGCGTTTAGAGAATCACCATATTGCTGTGAAAGAATTTGGGGATAAAATTGTCTTTTTGAGACAGATTCTTCCCGGTCCCGGGGATAAGAGTTATGGTATTCACGTGGCGAAAATGGCTGGATTGCCAAGACAGGTTATTACTAGAGCTACAGAAATTCTAAATTATCATGTTGAGAATCATCCCACA is a genomic window containing:
- the ffh gene encoding signal recognition particle protein; amino-acid sequence: MFNQLADRFDTIFRNLRGLGKITDSNIQQTSREIRRILLEADVNFKVTKAFVGRVKDRAEGTKVLKSVKPGEQFIKIIHDELVNLLGKDVKPLELGSKKPAVILMTGLQGSGKTTTCGKLGANLKKQGKTVLLAAADVYRPAAIEQLIQVGKTVDIPVYEQGTGDPVVICQSAVDEAKASKIDVVILDTAGRLHVDGEMMTEIQEISEAVNPDEILFIVDGMTGQDAVNSAESFSAALKLTGIILTKLDGDARGGAAVSITEVTGVPIKYIGVSEKPDGLELFDPKRIVDRILGFGDVVTLVEKAQEVVSEDEAIQLQKKLKNATFDLEDFKDQLKQLKKMGPLDQIMGMMPGVNQKMMKGLDLDDRQLSWTEAIISSMTPSERKNPTIIDGSRRSRIAKGSGRTIQEVNQLLKQFTQMKKMMKKMGSMKLPKNLKHQMMGIN
- the rpsP gene encoding 30S ribosomal protein S16, encoding MATKIRLKRIGRRNRPFYRVVVMDSRNRRDGAAIEELGWFNPIESDKPYELKEDRFMDWLKLGAQPSEAAHGLMKRSGLAHRWHLTQQGLDEKAIEKEMKKWALTREETLKKRGEKVNKKSKDAEEKLKAEAEATAAAEAEVEAAEATPDEAPVEESATEEAPATEASSEDSTTEEVVVEESAEEAPVVEEASKETETAAEPEAAPEEVAEETATEEVVEETPAEEATEEVPVVEETSEEPETAAEPEAAPEAVVEETPAEEVVKESVEEAPSKDTSEEVPVEEESEEPKEEEKSEEK
- a CDS encoding KH domain-containing protein, with the translated sequence MKVFIETIIKKLVDKPDEVDVQAIDTDEFIVYELTVGDGDYGKVIGKKGRNISAIRTILFAINAKEGGKRARLEIIETNEE
- the rimM gene encoding 16S rRNA processing protein RimM, with protein sequence MKNKLFAIAKITRAAGLIGEVGVRPLVRHFDDYVTDKALFIGFDENLARDVKLEKVTGVEKRRRFLFDGMKTRDEAESMIGQLLFASVTDSDPINLISADLLGATVVADNGEIIGELIDMISLPGNDVYVISRGEKEVLIPVVPEIVRAVDVQMGLVTITPMDGLLD
- the trmD gene encoding tRNA (guanosine(37)-N1)-methyltransferase TrmD → MVEAVVQHSMLRQAVKREKVDFHLVNLREFGEGNYRQIDDKPFGGGAGMVMMAGPLFKAIENAIEKIGGLDDLRIIYPSPQGETWSHKLAVENSSVKKLIVICGHYKGIDERVIEKYVTHKYSIGDFVVTSGEIPGMILVDSIVRLIPGVLNKIDSAMSDTFAADLLDAPHYTQPREINGMAVPEVLFSGHHKKIEDWRKERQEERTKENRPDIWKNYLELNESE
- the rplS gene encoding 50S ribosomal protein L19 produces the protein MNNIKPVVEGQLKTDLPDFGPGDTVIVDVRVVEGGKERVQKFQGVVLGRKGSDISASFTVRKISGGIGVERIFPVHSPMVANIEVIRRGKVRRAKLNYLRKLTGSKATRITEKR
- a CDS encoding MFS transporter, which translates into the protein MTRFERIILSITGGSHLSVHALMLALPSLIPVIRNEFDVGLSALGFVVSISGFMFGLGAIPAGWAEKRFGGRQLLLIYQVGSSISALLVALSGSFQMMVVGLGFMGFFCSIYHPAGLTLISHRVKSLTRGMAIHGILGSTGSALGPILATTAAAIISWRSAYAFLGIFNGLLAISTFIAIPYRKRSAIPESEFENHEVHTNKPALILYFLTNAFLGMAYYGFTTFMPVHFAENTSSILPNLTANMKAGLFPTMVFIAGIGGQLVGARIGERFHKPTALIFIIAANIPVLLMMGFTSDLFLIISGIMLGIAYFSNQPIGNTLIAEFTHSQNRGLGYGISFFLSFGIGSLAAGFSGVIAENMGVAAVFPAMGILLIPSVVFAFFMRRAAGSA
- the selA gene encoding L-seryl-tRNA(Sec) selenium transferase, which codes for MTQNQLKELPSVSEVLLECDSTKSLNSKYIAYIIKSKLESYRSAAKKGSLKLKRAQITKNILSEIERLSTPSMRSVINGTGIVLHTGLGRAPMKESTAKQIVKRVAGYTNLEFDLLSGHRGQRQDHVNGLLSALTGAQSAMAVNNNAAAVLLALNELGEGKEVIVSRGQQVEIGGSFRIPDVIKKSGCILKEVGSTNRTHLKDYEKAITKNTGMILWVHTSNYVVRGFIKEVALSDLVQLGKKKRIPVVADLGSGALVDLSEKGIPKDMLVQDVVKSGVGLVTFSGDKLLGGPQAGLIVGKKSLVSKLKKNPIARAVRCDKWSLAFLEESLRSFGDEGPSKDNLTISLMTASRTSLTKRGETILSHLPKKAVDKLGLSLVESEVEAGSGSLPEEKLQSMAFRFKTKVISPSKLATQLRTGETPVVGYIHGNTFYIDLKAVIPGQEKDLAGAISAI
- the selB gene encoding selenocysteine-specific translation elongation factor gives rise to the protein MQIVIGTAGHIDHGKTALVKALTGTDTDRLAEEKARGMTIDLGFAYLDQSITIIDVPGHEKFIRNMVAGVSTIHIALLVIAADDGIMPQTKEHLHILKLLGVNNGIIALTKTDLIDDDDWIDLVELEIRDLVTDTFLMDAPIIRTSTESGEGIDTLKNTIIDQSKLTGTGLDRGFFHLPVDRVFSKTGFGSVVTGTVLSGKVKTASDLDIIPGNQKAKIRGMQTHGAETVSVKMGDRAAINLAGTELDDLFRGAVIAEPNWVKSTEKLVAHVTMIPDIKWKLKNRQRVHLHIGTTEVIAKAVLPRPLEGGQSGNVMFLLEKPVAALMDERFIIRSYSPMETIGGCVVLDPNPQTTRKGLRKWTSILDLNPSERFNQFVSESWKSPKSLGNWSRHFHTNETQVKAWYNETGIRNEKGLLFTIESLEKSVELIKKILIQFHEKNPYKKSLSKDRLKEETKFSGNWLSFLLASMETELIYAEGGYALKSHSVVLSDEDESLAKELELSVKSSLYQLPKADDLLSESPKKALEILHILKDNEKVVEVARGMWIHVDVLNKLKDELHAYFSSKPEMKVADFKTMTNTSRKTAIPLLEYCDKYGFTERNGDIRQKGENCG
- the mutS gene encoding DNA mismatch repair protein MutS — its product is MRQYNEVKTQYSDAIVLFRMGDFYETFSEDAKLTAKILGIVLTKRSNGAAADVPLAGFPYHALDNYLHKLVNAGHRVAICEQVEDPKLAKGIVKREVIEVVTPGTITAEQALDQKANQYLASLYFGKTNVGYSVLDQSTGEFFIGECAPDRLTESLRKLAPREIIVGESVVYSTADWYRELKPFITKVDDWIFNYDQGYRALTEHFKVKSLKGFGCDELPDGITAAGTIFHHITESLSGAVDHISAIHPVLDDDVMGLDGFTVRNLEIFKSLATQGTHGTLIDVLDQTVTSGGGRLLKQWLNRPLTDKKRLNTRMDIVTAFHENNRALEDVQDHLKQISDIERIVGRVNNGKVSPKEINGLRLSLEQIPKVKTVLKSSGDKYLKTFVKRFADTDKISSKITKTLHPEAPTQIKQGNVILGGVNDELDELRTLSSGGKEWIENLQATERERTGVSRLKIGYNRVFGYFIEISKAKGDQVPEEYIRKQTLVNSERYITPELKAYEEKILSADEKIEAIESSIFNELCSDVLKEASILQENASVLSRLDVLTNFASVAKANKYIRPTLNDKGALKINGGRHPVVEQLLPATERFIPNDLKINTKKSQIHLITGPNMAGKSTYLRQVGLIALMAQVGSFVPAEKAEIGMVDKLFTRVGASDNLAGGESTFLVEMNEAANILNNATDKSLILLDEIGRGTATYDGLSLAWAITEHLHNNESVAARTLFATHYHELTDLENTLERLENHHIAVKEFGDKIVFLRQILPGPGDKSYGIHVAKMAGLPRQVITRATEILNYHVENHPTDDHKEVPSAEDQISIFSEQESELKKDLSDLDVLSVSPLEAIQKLDDLKKKHGL